The Reichenbachiella carrageenanivorans region AAATCATTTAATTCCAAAATGGCACACTTAGACGCTACCGACATCAAGATTTTGAATGTCCTCCAGGAGGAGGGAAGAATCACCAATAAGGCACTATCAGAGAAACTAGGCCTATCTACTACCCCCATATTTGAGCGAATGAAGCGCTTAGAAAAGGATGGAATCATTGCTAAATATGTAGCGATCCTTAATCACAAGAAGATAGATAGGAAGCTGGGTGTATTTGTATCGATATCCTTAAAGAATCATACACGATCTTATTTGGAAAAATTTATCGAAGAGATGAACCAGTATAAAGAAGTGCAGGAGGTATATCACATCGCGGGTGACTTCGATTATATGTTGAAAATCGTGACTAGCGACATCGAGGCTTATCAAAGTTTTATTCTTTCCAAATTGTCGGTCAATTCCAATATTGCCCATGTAAAGAGCCAGTTTGTGCTCTCTCGAGATAAATATACCACGGCTTATAAACTCGACTAAAACCATGAAAACAAAGCAGATCAATGGCCATACACATGAGGCCTATCAACCCGATCATTATTCTGAATCAGAGATGATCCAGCGCAGCAAGGACTACTATGAGTGGGCAGACCGTCGCCGTACGGTACGAGATATTTCAGACCGGCCAGTACCGAAAGTTATCATCGATCATATCATCAAAACAGCCTCTACAGCACCTTCTGGCGCGCACAAGCAGCCTTGGACTTTTTGTGTGGTGTCTAGCCCAGTCCTCAAACAAAAAATTAGAGCGGCAGCGGAAGAGGAAGAGCGAGAAAGCTACACCAACCGGATGAGTGACAGATGGCTCGACGATTTGAAGCCCATCGGGACGGACGATGTGAAGCCGTTTTTGGAGCGGGCGCCTTATTTGATTGTGGTATTCAAACGTGTGTTTGAACGGGACGAAGATGGAAAGAAGCACAACAATTACTATGTAAACGAGTCGGTGGGGATTGCTTGTGGTTTTTTGATTTCGGCGATTCATCAAGCTGGTTTGGTCACGCTCACGCATACGCCTAGTCCGATGAATTTTCTACAACAAATCTTAGAACGGCCAGACAACGAACGACCTTTTTTGCTTCTGCCTGTGGGCTATGCAGCCGATGAGGTGTATGTGCCACAGCTCATGCGCAAGCCTTTGGAGGAGGTGGCGGTTTATTATAAGGACTAGATGGCTGTATCTTTTATTGACTCATACAAACGGCAAGATAAGAGACTGTGCTATGTCAGTTGTGCACTTTCCCTTTGGATAAAATCTCTTAGAGTTGTGGGAGATTTGCCAGTGATTTGCTCGTAGAAGTGGGAGATGATAGGTTCTTTTTGAAACCTCGGGAGCAGGTGTAGCATCGTCATCACCATGATCATGCCTGTGGGCATGCCAGTCTTTTTTTTGATTTGAAAAAAAAGAAATGGATTTACGCTACGGTATTTGACGGGGTGATTACTGATTTCATTTATCAGCCGTTCTATGGTGTAGAAGCTTTCATTTTCATAGCCCGTGACTTCATAAGCTTTGTTTTTATAGCTCGTAAACTGAAGCAGCAGCATGGCAGCTACTTCGCCAATGTTTTCAATATCCACCCAGTTGAATTTGGCCTTGCCTGCCGGGAGTATGATTTGCCGACGGGTTTTTATGTCGACTAGCAAGGTGGTGGTGAGGTTTTGCATGAAATAGCTGGGGCGAATAAAAATATAATCCATACCCATTTCTTTGATCAGGATCTCGATT contains the following coding sequences:
- a CDS encoding Lrp/AsnC family transcriptional regulator — translated: MAHLDATDIKILNVLQEEGRITNKALSEKLGLSTTPIFERMKRLEKDGIIAKYVAILNHKKIDRKLGVFVSISLKNHTRSYLEKFIEEMNQYKEVQEVYHIAGDFDYMLKIVTSDIEAYQSFILSKLSVNSNIAHVKSQFVLSRDKYTTAYKLD
- a CDS encoding nitroreductase family protein, yielding MKTKQINGHTHEAYQPDHYSESEMIQRSKDYYEWADRRRTVRDISDRPVPKVIIDHIIKTASTAPSGAHKQPWTFCVVSSPVLKQKIRAAAEEEERESYTNRMSDRWLDDLKPIGTDDVKPFLERAPYLIVVFKRVFERDEDGKKHNNYYVNESVGIACGFLISAIHQAGLVTLTHTPSPMNFLQQILERPDNERPFLLLPVGYAADEVYVPQLMRKPLEEVAVYYKD
- a CDS encoding NmrA family NAD(P)-binding protein produces the protein MKKILITGATGNIGREVIRHLTTLSTDDQLIAGVREVAKAQQIFQTFPKLNFVRFDLEDPQTYSNALEGIDRLFLLRPPHISDVEKYFSPLLSTAKALKIREIVFLSVQGVERSKVIPHHKIEILIKEMGMDYIFIRPSYFMQNLTTTLLVDIKTRRQIILPAGKAKFNWVDIENIGEVAAMLLLQFTSYKNKAYEVTGYENESFYTIERLINEISNHPVKYRSVNPFLFFQIKKKTGMPTGMIMVMTMLHLLPRFQKEPIISHFYEQITGKSPTTLRDFIQRESAQLT